A window of Chryseobacterium sp. IHB B 17019 genomic DNA:
CGATCATGGAAAATTTAGTTTTGGTTTAAAAAAATCTTTGTTCAATTATATGCACGGAGTTAATTTTGAACTTCCGCTTCAGGAGTGGTTTGATTTTAAAATTCCGGGAACGACAATTCATCCGGATTACATTCATGATTGTTTACTGGAAGAAGATGATTTTAAATTTAAGGGAAATTCAAAAGTCATATTTTTAACAAAAAATGTAATCGCTGAGAATCGCGTAAAAACAAAAAAGAAATATGTTTACCCGTATACAAAAATTACAATCCATTTAAAAACTAATATTATCAGTATAGATTTGGAACCGGAAAAGGCGGAATGGCTGATAAAAATGTTTGAAGAAAATTCTACAGATCAATCAAAAAAGATTACACTTCAACAACTTAAGGAAAAATTTGAAGAGAATTTTGAAGATTTTGAATTATTTTGGTTTTCAAAACCTGTCCAGCAATTGAAAGAAAATGGTGTGATTTTGAGTTTGTAAAATTTTTAATTTTTAATCTTATTTTTCAATGCCATCCTTCAAAACGAGACCAGCTTCTACCTTTCCCTGAATTTTAATAAAGTTCGGATCCATAATAGCCATTCTTTCTGCGATAGCTTTATAAGTTGGAAACTTTAAAATGGAAGCCCTACCCGATATTTCCCTGTAAATCGTAAACGTTTTTCCGCCGGCAGATTTCAATTGTTTTGTTGTCGTAATATACCTTCCGATATATTTACTTTTGGCATCGTAGATTTCAATATCCACAAAAGTTTTATCCATGATCGTATCTTCAGAACCAAAGCTTATCGGTAGATTTGTAAAGTAACCTACTGGTCTTCCGTTGCTTAGAATTTCACCCACATTATTAACCGTAATATTCAGCTTATCAATTTTACTTCTGATAGAATATGCTTCTTTAGTTTTTGCATCTAAATTTCTTTTGGGAGGTTTAGAAAAAAGATCATCCAAATTTTTGATGTTAATTCCTCTGTTATCAATAATTTTTAATCCTTTTACAGAAGTATATACGGCAGATTTTTCTTCGCCCGAAAATGCTGACGGGGAAATATAATCCAATTCCAGTACTTTTTCCTGATTGTAAATTCTTTTTAATTTGATATAACTATCTCGTACAGAATCAACTATGCTTTTATCAACAAATTCTATGGTGTAAATCGGTGTTTCTTTCAAATCCATGAAAGTATAAACATTTGATTTATTAGAAATTTTTGCAACATGGGTTCCGTCAAGAGTTACAATTCCTCTTTTGGTTTTAATGATCTGAGCATTAACCAGGATTCCCAAAACTGTAAATAAAATGATTAAACCTCTCTTCATAAAATCAGATTCTTACATAAATAAAAAAAGTGTAACCAAAGTTACACTTTCTTGAAAATATATTTAGCTTTTCATTTAATTATTCACAAAGGATAATTCCTTTATTATGATTAAATTCTACAACACCGCTTTTGATAGGATAAGAAAAAACTGAATCTTTCTCATTTTCCTTAGTAAAGTATTTTGCATACGCTTCGCCAACAGACTTTGCATATAATTTTACCTTACCACCACTCAAAGAAGAAACGATTCCTGCGTGATTTTGCATGATGTGGAATTCACCATTTTTTCCAGGCAGCAATACTGAGTCTACTTCTCCTTCAAAAACTACGTATTCTGGTGTTAAAATTTTTATATTCATTTTAATTTAGATTTAAAGATTTCAGAATTCAGATTTCAGACATAAAAGTCTCATGTCTAGAATCTGACATCTTGTGTCTAATTAATTTATTAAGCGTTATCAGCCAACATTTTTTGTCCAGCTGCGATAGCTTCTTCGATAGTTCCTTTCAAGTTGAAAGCAGCTTCCGGTAAGTGATCCAATTCACCATCGATAATCATGTTGAATCCTTTGATCGTATCTTTGATATCTACCAATGATCCCGGAATACCTGTAAACTGTTCAGCTACGTGGAAAGGCTGAGATAAGAATCTCTGAACTTTTCTAGCTCTGTAAACTACAAGCTTATCTTCTTCAGAAAGTTCTTCCATACCTAAGATCGCGATGATATCCTGAAGAGCTTTGTATCTCTGAAGAATTTCTTTCACTCTCTGAGCACAGTTATAATGTTCTTCACCGATAATTTCCGGAGCCAAGATTCTTGACGTAGAAGCCAATGGATCTACCGCTGGATAAATACCTAATGAAGCAATTTTTCTATCTAATACTGTTGTTGCATCCAAGTGGGCAAACGTTGTTGCAGGAGCAGGGTCAGTTAAGTCATCCGCAGGTACATAAACCGCTTGTACTGAAGTAATTGAACCATTTTTAGTTGAAGTAATTCTTTCCTGCATCGCACCCATTTCAGAAGCAAGTGTCGGTTGGTAACCTACCGCAGAAGGCATACGACCAAGAAGTGCAGATACCTCAGAACCAGCCTGTGTAAAACGGAAGATGTTATCTACGAAGAAAAGTACGTCTCTACCTTGTCCGCTTTCTCCACCGTCTCTGTAGTACTCAGCTAATGTAAGACCAGAAAGTGCTACTCTCGCTCTTGCACCAGGTGGCTCATTCATCTGTCCGAAAACGAATGCCGCTTTAGAATCTTTCATAACTTCTAAATCTACTTTAGAAAGATCCCAACCTCCGTTTTCCATAGAGTGCATGAAATCATCACCATACTTGATAATTCCTGATTCCAACATCTCTCTCAAAAGGTCATTTCCTTCTCTCGTTCTTTCACCTACTCCGGCGAAAACCGAAAGACCTCCGTGTCCTTTTGCAATATTATTAATCAACTCCTGGATCAATACCGTTTTACCTACACCTGCACCACCGAACAAACCAATTTTACCTCCTTTTGCGTAAGGCTCGATAAGGTCGATTACTTTGATACCTGTAAATAAAACTTCTGCAGAAGTTGAAAGTTGATCAAATTTTGGAGCTTCTCTGTGGATAGGAAGACCTCCTTCCTTAGAAATATTTTGAAGCCCGTCGATAGCATCACCAACAACGTTGAATAGTCTTCCGTTCACAGCCTCACCGATTGGCATTGTAATAGGATTTCCGTATCCAATTACTTCCTGCCCTCTTTTAAGACCGTCAGTAGCGTCCATTGCGATACATCTTACTGTATCTTCTCCAATATGCTGTTCTACCTCTAAAACTACTTTTTCACCGTTATCTTTTGTAATTTCTAACGCGTCATAAATGCTTGGAACTGCTTCCACATCAGTAAAGACAACGTCGATTACCGGACCAATAATTTGAGAAATTTTACCTTTAATTTGGTTTGCCATTGCTAAATTTTTTCTTGGTGCAAATATAATGATTCTTCATAAACCTACAATTGGTAAAAAAAAGATTTTTATCATGCTTTTTGTATTAATTTAGTAATATAACAATTTCCCAATCCAACAATATTTATCATTGATATTATTGATATACTGTTATATTGATACATTGGTACATTATCTCTATATTTGCAGTCAAATTTTTTCCGTTTTGAAAGTTTTCAAGAATTTTACAGATTATTCCTCTCAGAAGCCTTTAGCATTGTCTTTAGGTATGTTTGACGGAGTGCATCTTGGTCATAAAAGTATTATTGATGAATTAATAAAGATAGGCTCTGAAAACAATTTGGAGACCGCAGTACTTACTTTTTGGCCACATCCGAGGTTTGTTTTTAATCCTAATGAAGACTTAAAACTCCTGAATACTCTGGATGAAAAGAAATCCTTGATGGAAAAATATGGGATCAATAATTTATTTTTAAAAGAATTTGATGACGAATTCCGAAATTTGACGGGAGAAGAATTTGTCCGCCAGATCTTAATTGAAAAATTGAATATAAAGTATTTAATTATTGGTTACGACCATTCATTCGGAAAAAATAAAAGCGGAAACTTTGAATTGCTTCAAAAGCTTTCAAAAGAACTTGATTTTGAGGTTGAACAAATGGAAGCCATTAATATTCACGAAAATAATATCAGCTCAACCAAAATCCGGAATGCCCTTTTAGCAGGAAACATCAAGGCTGCCAATGAAATGTTAGGTTACTCCTACTCTGTTTCAGGGACAGTGGCTCATGGGAAGAAAATCGGGAGGACGATTGGTTATCCTACCGCCAATATCGAAACGGATTCTATTAAACTTTTGCCTAAAAAAGGAGCTTATATTGTTGAAGTTAATGTAAAAGGTGAACAATATAAAGGGATGTTGAGCGTTGGAACGAATCCGACCGTAAATGGAGAAAAACTAACCGTTGAAGTGTATATTCTTGATTTTGAAGGAGATATTTACGACGAAAATATTACCGTAAAATTCAGGGATTTTCTTCATGATGAAATTAAATTCGAAGGGCTGGAAAAATTAATTGAAAGGTTAGACGAAGATAAAAGATTAACTGAGGAATTTAATTTCTAAAAAAAACTGTTTCATATTGGCTATGAAACAGTTAATCAATATTTTATTTTAAAATCTTAAGATAGATTTTCTGTGTCTGATTATTTAATTCTACGTTAGGGAATTTCTTATCATAATCAATAAATATATCCCCTTTTTCACGGGTTTTTCCATTCCCGTCAGAATCCCATTCCGTTGTTACATAATATTTTACTCCATTAACGGGTTTAGGATTGATAAGACTCTCCGGATTTTTTGGAATTGGTAAATCAATAGTAAAAGGTACTGATTTTTGTTCAAATTCCTTTTCAGTAATCAATGTGGCTTTAACATCCATTAAATTCGGATCAGATCCATATAAACTCACTTTGAATTTAGGATTTTTTATGTTGAAACTTTCTGTTCCCGTGAATTCCAATGTTAAATGATCCTGCCCGGAAGCTGCTATTTTATTTTCGGAATTCCTCTTTTTTTCGTTTACCATACAGCTTATTACTGTTACTGATAAAACTCCTGCTATTATAAATAATGAAAGATGTTTTCTCATTTGTATCTTTTTATTGTTAGCTTTTAATTAAAATTTGACTACAAACCGGCAAATTCTATGCCTTAAAATTACTTATGAATTTATATCATTTTGCTCCTTTTTTGTTAAAGACTTAAAAACCAATTCATACGACTGATCAATCAGCTTTAAAATCAAATCTTTTTTTAAACCATCCAGCAACACGGAATTCCAATGGGTTTTATTCATGTGATAAGCGCCTGTGATCTGTGGATGCTGCTCACGAAGCTCTGCACTCCATTCCGGATCTGTTTTTACACTAATTGACAATGGTTGTTTTTCAAGACTTATTAATAAAAACATTTTTGTTCCTACTTTCATGACAAGTGTCTCATTATCAAATGGAAAGGTCTCTGCAACTCCTTTTTTGGCGAGACAATAATCTAAAATTTCGTTGGCATCCATATTTTATGAGTAATTGGTAATTAGTAATGAGTAATATTTTTTACTTTAATTCAAATTTAGTAAATTTAAGAAACAAACATCATCACCACAAACGATATATTATGAAAGCTCTAGTAATCGGTGCTACAGGCGCTACAGGAAAGGATTTAGTTCACCAACTTCTTAACGATAAGGATTTTGAGGAAATTGATATTTTTGTAAGGAAACCTGTTGATATTCAAAATGAAAAACTAAAAACTCATATTGTAGACTTTGAAAAACCTGATGAATGGAAAGATCTGGTGAAGGGCGATGTGGCTTTTTCATGCCTGGGAACGACTTTAAAGGATGCAGGAAGTAAAGAAGCTCAAAAAAAAGTAGATTTTGATTATCAGTATCAATTTGCGAAAGCTGCCAAAGAAAATGAGGTGGAAGATTACGTTTTGGTTTCCGCTTACGGAGCCAACCCGAGTTCAAAAATATTTTATTCTAAAATGAAAGGTGAATTGGAAGAGGCTGTAAAACAGCTACATTTCAACAAAATCACGATTTTCAAACCCGGAATGCTCGAAAGGAAAAATTCTGAACGAACAGGAGAAGTTTTGGGAAGCCGGATTATAAAATTTGCTAATAAACTGGGCCTTTTGGAAAGTCAAAAACCTTTACCTACCGATGTTTTAGCTAAAGCGATGATTAATTCTTCAAAAATTAAAAGTAATGGCTACTCAAGTATTAAGCTGGGAAATATTTTTTGTTTTGCGGAGAAAAGGAGCGATTAGTTATGAGTTTCCAATTATGAGTTAGAAGTTATTAACGCTTCATGAACAATTCTTTGTAAGAGTTTACGAATGAATGTTCATGAAGCGTTTCTATTTATTATAATTTTTATTTCAAATACTTTGTAATCGCTTCGTCCGTAGGCTTTGTAGTACTTACAAAAGAATCGATCAGCTTTCCGTTTTCATCAATTAAAAATTTTGTGAAATTCCAAAGGATTTTGGTGTTTTTTACTCCATTTAAATCTTTTTCAGTTAAATATTTAAAGATTGGAGCGGTGTCATCACCTTTTACAGAAACTTTAGCAGCCATTGGGAAAGTTACCCCATAATTCTTTTGGCAAAAAGCACCGATTTCTTTGTTGGTTCCTGGTTCCTGCCCTCCAAAATTATTCGCCGGAAAACCTATAACTACCAATTTATCTTTATACTCTTCTGAAACTTTCTCAAGATCAGCATATTGCGGTGTAAATCCGCATTCTGAAGCCGTGTTTACAACAAGGATTTTCTTTCCTTTAAAATCTGCAAAATTGATTTGCTTACCTTCTTCCAAGGCATCTACTTTGAAATCGTATATTGATTTTCCCATAAGTTCTTTGGTTTTAGCTTTAGATGCTTCACTTTTTTTCTGAGCGCAGCTATTGAAAAACGCCACAAAAGAAAGCAGCACTAAAAAGAATTTTTTCATATTAAAATTTATTTTTAATTAAAACTTAAAAGTATTAGAAGGAAATACCTTATTAATATCAATCCTGTTCATCAACATCACAAAATCTCCGTCCTTCTTTGTACTGGAAGATTCTATCCTGAATGGCATTGATAAATTTCCTACTTTTTTGTAATCTGAATAATCTAACGTTTCATCTTTTTTAATTTCCCTCAAAAGCATGTATGTTTTTGTATCGAAATAGTAGATGTTTTTATTAACATTTTTCGTTAATTCAACTTTATGACAGTAAATATTACCAATTTTTTCTTTTCCTAAATATTTGGCCTCAAAACCTTTACTTTCCCAGTCTATAAAGTCATTATCGAAACTTTCGGGAACATATTCTGCGTATACCTGAAGTTTGTTGGTTGCATAATTCATTGCATAGCCTTTCGCCCCGTCATATCCTTCAATTGCTGTATCTTTCCCACTGATTGTAATGATTGTTTTTGTAAGATTCGGGCGTTGTTGGTAGATTTTAATGGGATATTCATCCTTCACCCCCAAAATTACTTTTCCTTGAAGTAATACTGAATTTAACAGCTTCCAATTCGTTAATCCTCCGGACATTTCGATATTCTTATCTATAATTTCCTTCGCAGTTTGGGCAAAAAATAATTGCGAAAATATCAGGACGAATACTAACAATAATTTCTTCATTAATTCTTTTTATAAATTCAAATATAAGGCTTTTAATACAACATCAAAAGGCAAATAAGCTAATTTGTAGATTAACCTAAATAAGCTTCCTCGCTTTTTCCAGATCTTCCGGCGTATCAATTCCCACTCCTACAAAATTTGTTTCTATCATCTTGATTTTCATACCATATTCCAGATAACGGATACATTCAATTTTTTCTGAAATTTCCAGAGGCTTCATTTCCAGTTTTGAAAATTGAAGTAAAGCATGTTTTCTGAAAGCGTAAACACCAATATGCTTAAAATAATTAATATCATAAGAAATCTCCCGATGAAAAGGAATCACGGAACGGCTGAAATATAAGGCAAAACCATTGTTGTCTGTAATAACTTTTACGTTATTCGGGTTTTCAATTTCTTCTTTTTCGGTCAGTTTTATTTTTAATGAAGCTAAAGAAATTTCCTGATTTTCATCGTTGTAAAAAACTTCAATTAATTGCTTTAAAGGCTCTAATTTAAGGAAAGGCTCATCCCCCTGAACATTGATAACAATATCACAATCAATATTTTGCACAGCTTCTGCGATACGGTCGCTGCCCGTTTCGTGTTGTCCGGTCATGACAGCTTTTCCACCATTTTTTACAATTTCATCAAAAATAATTTCCGAATCCGTCGCTACAAAAACTTCGTCAAACAACCCTGTTTCCACAACATTCTGATAGGTTGTTGTAATAACCGTTTTTTCTCCCAACATCTGCATTAATTTAGCAGGAAAACGACTGGCTTCGTAACGTGCGGGAATGACTGCGATGATTTTCATGTGATATAGTATAAGTTATTAATTATGAGTTTAAATAATTACCCAACAAAATAATTCCGTAAATCCAGGAAATATACAACAATGAGTAAAAAAATCCGAAACCAAAACTTTTTAATAAATCTCCTTTACAATGCTTTGAATTTTTAAATACCAGACGTAAAGCTCGGAAAAAAATCCAATATAACATGGCTCCAAAAAATAAAATTGTTGCCCAAAAGAAGACTCCTAAAAAATATAAAAGAAAAACAAGAACAATAGTAAATAATATCCACAAAATAATGGAAATTATAATACCACCAATGCTGTCACCAACAGCCGGAATATCCAAGTCCAAACTACCAATTTCAGGAGTTTTATCTGACAATTTTTTAACTCTTTCTTTTGTTAAAATAGGTCCAACATTATCTTTTAATTTCAAACCAAAATATAAACCTAAACTGATAAACAGAAAAAAGGAAATGGCTAAAATTGAAGTCGATAGAATAGAATTCTGAAATAAAGACCTGTGAGAATTTTCTCCTGAAATCCAAACACTTACAATAACCAAAACAATAATTCCCAAAGTAGAAAAACACAATAATTTGGTTTCAAGAAAGGACTTTTTGAAAAGTTTCACTTTATATAATTCTTAATTATGAGTAATAAAAGATGCTTCGACCTCGCTCAGCATGACCTCGCTAAAAATATACTGTGAAATAAGTAATTGTATTTAGGATTGTCATGCTGAGCCCATCGAAGCATCTCTATTTTAAATTATTTTAATTTGTTTAAAGCATTCTCTAATTTCGGCATCATTGCTGAAATTTCTTCAGTAGCTAAACCACCTACAGAAGCTCTGAACCAAGGCTCAGATTTCTCTTCCCCGAATGCGGAGAATGGCACCAAAGCAACTCCGGCCTCACTGATTAAGTAGAATACCAAATCAGAAGAATTTCCAATCACAGAACCGTCTGGCTTTGTTTTTCCGATATAATCTAATTTGATGGTAAGATAAAGCGCCCCCATCGGTTTAATGCTGTCTACTGCTAATCCTTTTGCTTTTAAATCCTGAATTCCACTGTGAAGAACTTTTAATGATTCTTCCAGTTTTGCTTTAAAATCTTCAACAAAAATATTTACATCTTCATGATTTTCAAAGAATTTTGCTGTGGCTTCCTGTTCAGGTTTTGGAGCCCAGGCTCCAACGTGCGTTAAAAGCGCTTTCATTTTATCCAAAATGTGAGCCGGCCCGAATCCCCAACCTACACGAACTCCCGTTGCAGCAAGGCATTTTGAGATACCGTCAATATAAATTGTATATTCTCTCATTTCCGGGAAAAGAGAAACGGGATCAACGTGTTCTGCCGCGAAAGTAAGGTTAGAATAAATCTGGTCATACATCAGGTATAGCGGCTTTTCATCTTCACCTCTTTTTTTATTTTCTTCTAGCACCAATTCACAGATTTCTGAAAGTTGTTCTCTTGTGAACATCGTTCCAGTCGGGTTTAGTGGTGAACAAAGAGCCAGTAAAACTGCTCCGCCCAAGTGTGGTCTTAAATCATCAGCAGTTGGCAGAAAATTATTTTCAGGTGTCGTTTTCACTTCTACCGCTTCTGCTGAAGTAAGGTAAGCGTAGTGGTTATTATTCCACGATGGTGTCGGGTACACAACTTTATCACCTTCATCAACAATTGTTTTATAAACAGCATAAATCAAAGGTCTTGAACCCGCTGTAATTAAAATATCATTGGGTGAATAATCAAGGTTCCATCTTGTTTTTAAGTCTCTGGAAACTTCTTTTCTTAAAGATAAAAGTCCGTTTGCCGGCGGATAATTAGTAAGATTGTTCTGATAGGCTTTCTGAATTTCTTCCTTCAGCTTGGCAGGAATAGGATAAATATTAGAATTTAGATCACCAATGGTAAGGTTAGCAATTTCCGCTCCTTTTGCCTTTAAATCATTTACTTCGTTACCAATTTTTACAATTTCAGAACCAATCAGGTTCGCCGCTAATTTTGAAACTTTCACTTTATTTTTATTTTTTGTTATCTTATTATTGTTATAAGTTATTAATTATGAGTTATGAGTTTTACTCTTTGTCGTTATAATTATACTTCTTATCATTTTTAATATTTCTGCAGCCGGGTTTTTTAAACTTTCAAATTCATCTCTTGAAATATAATCTGTTGCAAATAATAATTCAAGCCAATAAATTGTTTCATCACATTCTTTTTGTGAAATTGATAATTTATGTATAAAATCCATTCTGCTTTGAGCATTTAAAGCCTCCCGAACATTGGCTCCAACAGAAGTTCCTGATCGCAAAATTTGTTTGGAGAGAATAAATTCCTTCTTTTCTGAACTGAATTTTTTGTAAAAATTGACAATTTGTATTGCAAACTCAAAACTCTTCTTACCAATAATGCTATCACTCATAATTCATAACTCAAAACTTATAACTCATTGTCTAATTTAATTGTAAGTCTTTTCTTACTTCTTCAATTTTTGCTTCCAGAGATTTTAATTTATCCCTGAAATCTGCTTCGGAAGTAATAGAGTCTTTTACTGAGATATAAAATTTTATTTTTGGTTCTGTACCTGAGGGTCTTACGCAAACTTTTGTGCCGTCCTGGGTGTAATAAATCAAAACATTAGACTTTGGAATGTCGTTCATTACTTTTCTCTCGCCTTTTGAAACAATGAAATTCGTCTGCTCTTTGAAATCCTTCACTTCTTCAACCGGAGAACCTGCCAACTGTTTTGGAGGGTTTTCGCGGAAATTTTTCATCATATTTTCGATTTCCTCTGCGCCGTCTTTCCCTTTTCTTACAAGATTTACCAAACCTTCATAATACATTCCTGTTTCCTGGTAAATTTCGATCAGATATTGGTACATCGTTCTCCCGTTGGCTTTGCACCAAGCTGCGATTTCACAGGCAAGGACAATACTTCCGCAAGAATCTTTGTCTCGAACAAAATCTCCGGTCATAAATCCGAAACTTTCTTCGCCACCGCAAATGAATTTTTCTTTTCCTTCAGCTTCACGAATCATTTTTCCGATCCATTTAAATCCTGTAAGCCCGGCCTTGCACTGAACACCAAATTTCTGAGCAATATCAAAGAAAATATCAGAAGTTACAATCGTGGAACCAATAAATTCTTTTCCGGTAATTCTCTCCTGCTTTCTCCATTCGTTCAAAATATAATAGGTCAGGATTGTATTGGTCTGATTTCCATTCAATAACTGAATTTCTCCGTCAAGATTTCTTACTGCAATACCCAATCTGTCGCCGTCCGGATCTGTTCCGATAACGATGTCTGCATTGGTAATTTTTGCCAAGTCCATTGCCATTTCCAGCGCTGCAGGCTCTTCCGGGTTCGGAGATTCTACCGTCGTGAAATTTCCACTCGGAATCATCTGTTCTTTTACCAGATCGATCTTTTTAAAACCTGCTTTTTCTAAAGCCTTAGGAACCGTTGTATAAGTCGTCCCGTGAATCGATGTGAAGACAATATTTAAATTTTCTTTTCCAACGTTCTGATACGTAGAGTTTTCGATGCAGGCATCAATATATACATCATCCTGCTCCTCTCCGATCCATTCGATTAGATCATCATTTCCGTTGAATTTAATTTCGTTAAATTTCACAGAATATACTTCATTGATAATTGCTTCATCATGTGGCGGAACGATTTGCGCCCCGTCGTTCCAATATACTTTATAGCCGTTGTATTCCGGTGGATTGTGAGAAGCTGTCAACACAATTCCTCCGTTACATTTTTTATCGCGAACCGTGAAAGATAATTCCGGAGTCGGCCTGTGGTCTTTGAAAAGCAATACTTTAATTCCGTTTGCCGTCAAAACATCCGCCACTAATTTCCCGAATTCTTTTGAGTTATGTCTTACATCATAAGCAATCGCTACTTTAATTTCCTCACCTGGAAATTGACTTAACATATAATTCGCAAGTCCCTGTGTAGCTTGACCTAACGTGTACTTATTTAAACGATTGGTTCCAACACCCATAATTCCTCTCATCCCTCCTGTTCCAAACTCCAATTCTCTGTAAAAAGAGTCTTCCAAATCGGGCGAATTGCCGTCAATTAAAAGTTGAACAGCATCTCTCGTTTCCTGATCAAATGATTCATGCAACCAAAGTTTTGCTTTTTCTAATGTTGTCATATTTGTATTTCCTATTTTGTAATTTTATATTTAGATCGGAAGTTGGGAGATGGAAGTTGGAAGTTTTTCCAGCTTCAAGCTCCTGGCTTCCTGCTTATCATTCTTTTATTTGATTTCTGAATGCTATAGTTTGATTCATAAGACTATAACTTTCAGTATACATTTTATTAAAATCTTCTTCTGAAATATATTGCCTGTTTTTTGCTTTATATAGACAGGTTACAACTTCAGCCAAAGAACGAATTGAATATCCTAAAAATTTTTTAAATTCTAATTTTGACTGTAAAATACTTCCTTCAGAAATATTAAGTGCAATAGAATCAGAAGCTCTTCTAATTTGTGAAGTTAAATTAAATGCTTCATCTTTTGGAAAATTCCTAGATAATTTAAAAATAATCTCACCAAAATCCATAGATTTCTGCCAAATAATCAACTTTTCAAATTTGAAACTCATCAATTAATATTTTTTCCATCATTTAATTTGTGTTGTATACTTCTTCCATCCTCCAACTTCCATCCTCCAGCTTCCCTCTTCCAGCCTTTAATCCAATTTTTTATTCTGCACTTGTGTCGTTTTATCAATTTTAAAAGCGCGAATTGGATCATTATAATAAATAAATTTCGCCGTATTCTGAATATGACCTTTCAATGAATCTTTTACATTAACTTCTGCATAATTTCCATTCTTAGAATCGATATTCAGGTTTTCGATTTTCCAATATGGAGCGATCAAACTTGCTGTATCAGAGATCTTTATCACTGCATCTTTTGTCAGTCCCAGAAAATTTGCCCTGCTTCTGTTCGCCATTTCAATTTCCGCTCTTCTTGTGTTTACTGAACCCATAAAAGTAGCGTTATTTTTTAAATTAAGCCTAAAATTATCGGTCTTAATTTCACTCGAAATATTCATTTCCACAGAGTCGGAAATAGATATTTTTTCGAGATTATACTTTGAATAAACAGTAACATTGTAGAAATCAACACCTTTTGTCCCCCGTTTTTCTTTGATGGAAAGTGTTTTATCATCTACATCAACATCCAGATTATCAGCGATATTCGGGTAGGTTTCTATTTCAACAAAGTTTTTGGTCCCTCTTGCGTAAAATACCCGGAACTTCCCTTCCAGATCAAGATTTACAAATTCCGGAACTTCCACATCTTTCCTTTCGATATTTCCCTTTGGAGAAACTTTTCCGCAGGAAACAATTGCCAGCAGCATGAATGTATATAATATATTTTTCATTTTAACTTAAAATATTTTTAAATAAAACCGCAATGATAATAAGACTTTCTATTCCCATTAAAACATAAAGAATT
This region includes:
- a CDS encoding pyridoxal phosphate-dependent aminotransferase yields the protein MKVSKLAANLIGSEIVKIGNEVNDLKAKGAEIANLTIGDLNSNIYPIPAKLKEEIQKAYQNNLTNYPPANGLLSLRKEVSRDLKTRWNLDYSPNDILITAGSRPLIYAVYKTIVDEGDKVVYPTPSWNNNHYAYLTSAEAVEVKTTPENNFLPTADDLRPHLGGAVLLALCSPLNPTGTMFTREQLSEICELVLEENKKRGEDEKPLYLMYDQIYSNLTFAAEHVDPVSLFPEMREYTIYIDGISKCLAATGVRVGWGFGPAHILDKMKALLTHVGAWAPKPEQEATAKFFENHEDVNIFVEDFKAKLEESLKVLHSGIQDLKAKGLAVDSIKPMGALYLTIKLDYIGKTKPDGSVIGNSSDLVFYLISEAGVALVPFSAFGEEKSEPWFRASVGGLATEEISAMMPKLENALNKLK
- a CDS encoding four helix bundle protein, with protein sequence MSDSIIGKKSFEFAIQIVNFYKKFSSEKKEFILSKQILRSGTSVGANVREALNAQSRMDFIHKLSISQKECDETIYWLELLFATDYISRDEFESLKNPAAEILKMIRSIIITTKSKTHNS
- a CDS encoding phospho-sugar mutase, with amino-acid sequence MTTLEKAKLWLHESFDQETRDAVQLLIDGNSPDLEDSFYRELEFGTGGMRGIMGVGTNRLNKYTLGQATQGLANYMLSQFPGEEIKVAIAYDVRHNSKEFGKLVADVLTANGIKVLLFKDHRPTPELSFTVRDKKCNGGIVLTASHNPPEYNGYKVYWNDGAQIVPPHDEAIINEVYSVKFNEIKFNGNDDLIEWIGEEQDDVYIDACIENSTYQNVGKENLNIVFTSIHGTTYTTVPKALEKAGFKKIDLVKEQMIPSGNFTTVESPNPEEPAALEMAMDLAKITNADIVIGTDPDGDRLGIAVRNLDGEIQLLNGNQTNTILTYYILNEWRKQERITGKEFIGSTIVTSDIFFDIAQKFGVQCKAGLTGFKWIGKMIREAEGKEKFICGGEESFGFMTGDFVRDKDSCGSIVLACEIAAWCKANGRTMYQYLIEIYQETGMYYEGLVNLVRKGKDGAEEIENMMKNFRENPPKQLAGSPVEEVKDFKEQTNFIVSKGERKVMNDIPKSNVLIYYTQDGTKVCVRPSGTEPKIKFYISVKDSITSEADFRDKLKSLEAKIEEVRKDLQLN
- a CDS encoding four helix bundle protein; protein product: MSFKFEKLIIWQKSMDFGEIIFKLSRNFPKDEAFNLTSQIRRASDSIALNISEGSILQSKLEFKKFLGYSIRSLAEVVTCLYKAKNRQYISEEDFNKMYTESYSLMNQTIAFRNQIKE
- a CDS encoding head GIN domain-containing protein, whose translation is MKNILYTFMLLAIVSCGKVSPKGNIERKDVEVPEFVNLDLEGKFRVFYARGTKNFVEIETYPNIADNLDVDVDDKTLSIKEKRGTKGVDFYNVTVYSKYNLEKISISDSVEMNISSEIKTDNFRLNLKNNATFMGSVNTRRAEIEMANRSRANFLGLTKDAVIKISDTASLIAPYWKIENLNIDSKNGNYAEVNVKDSLKGHIQNTAKFIYYNDPIRAFKIDKTTQVQNKKLD